In Mycolicibacterium alvei, a single window of DNA contains:
- a CDS encoding Lrp/AsnC family transcriptional regulator, whose amino-acid sequence MGEADEYVLDDTDRKLVRALVADGRATLAQLASAAGLSVSAVQARVRRLESRGVVTGYAARLNPEALGNMLSAFVAITPLDPSQPDDAPTRLQGIPEIESCHSVAGEESYVLLVRVASARALEDLLQRIRTAANVRTRSTIILQTFYSDRNYVP is encoded by the coding sequence ATGGGTGAAGCCGACGAATACGTGCTGGACGACACCGACCGGAAGCTGGTCCGGGCGCTGGTCGCCGACGGCAGGGCCACGCTGGCGCAACTGGCATCGGCGGCCGGGTTGTCGGTCTCTGCGGTGCAGGCACGCGTGCGCCGGTTGGAGTCGCGGGGAGTGGTGACCGGGTACGCGGCGCGGCTCAATCCTGAGGCGCTGGGCAACATGCTCTCGGCGTTCGTCGCCATCACCCCTCTCGATCCGTCTCAACCCGATGATGCACCCACCCGGTTGCAGGGCATCCCCGAAATCGAATCGTGCCACTCGGTGGCCGGTGAGGAGAGCTACGTCCTGCTGGTCCGGGTCGCCTCGGCCCGGGCCCTGGAGGACCTGCTCCAGCGGATCAGGACCGCAGCCAACGTCCGCACCCGAAGCACGATCATCTTGCAAACATTTTACAGTGATCGGAACTATGTTCCGTAA
- the amaB gene encoding L-piperidine-6-carboxylate dehydrogenase, translating into MTTTERTDLPTAEELRRRVRLALEAIGARADLADPTAPGGGLHSSTPISGDVLFTLTEHSVEQVDTAIGDAAQAFSTWRTTPAPVRGALVARLGELLVEHKVELATLVTVEAGKITSEALGEVQEMIDICQFAVGLSRQLYGRTIASERPGHRLMETWHPLGVVGVITAFNFPVAVWAWNTAIALVCGDTVVWKPSELTPLTAIACQALIERAASDVGAPTEVSRLVLGGRELGERLVDDERVALLSATGSVRMGQQVGPRVAARFGKVLLELGGNNAAIVTPSADLDLAVRAIVFSAAGTAGQRCTTLRRLIVHSSVADDLVSRIVAAYGSLPIGDPSVDGTLVGPLIHTRAYRDMVGALEQARVDGGEVFGGQRHDLGDEGAFYIAPAVVRMPAQTAVVHTETFAPILYVLTYDEIDDAIALNNAVPQGLSSAIFTTDVREAERFMAADGSDCGIANVNIGTSGAEIGGAFGGEKHTGGGRESGSDAWKAYMRRATNTVNYSSELPLAQGVHFG; encoded by the coding sequence ATGACCACCACCGAACGGACCGACCTTCCCACTGCAGAGGAGCTGCGCCGGCGGGTGCGGCTGGCCCTCGAAGCCATCGGGGCACGGGCCGACCTGGCTGACCCGACCGCCCCAGGCGGCGGCCTGCACTCGAGCACCCCGATCAGCGGGGACGTGTTGTTCACCCTGACCGAGCACAGTGTTGAGCAGGTCGATACCGCGATCGGCGATGCCGCACAAGCCTTCTCAACCTGGCGCACGACCCCGGCACCGGTGCGCGGCGCTTTGGTGGCACGCCTTGGCGAGTTGCTCGTCGAGCACAAGGTTGAGCTGGCGACGTTGGTGACGGTGGAGGCAGGCAAGATCACCTCCGAGGCACTGGGCGAGGTGCAGGAGATGATCGACATCTGTCAGTTCGCCGTCGGCCTGTCACGCCAGTTGTATGGCCGCACCATCGCTTCCGAACGCCCCGGGCACCGACTGATGGAGACATGGCACCCGTTGGGCGTCGTCGGCGTGATCACCGCATTCAACTTTCCGGTTGCGGTGTGGGCGTGGAACACCGCGATCGCACTGGTGTGCGGCGACACCGTGGTGTGGAAACCGTCTGAGCTGACACCACTGACCGCGATCGCGTGTCAGGCGCTGATCGAGCGCGCCGCATCTGACGTCGGTGCGCCGACGGAAGTGAGCCGGCTCGTCCTGGGAGGGCGCGAGCTGGGTGAGCGACTCGTCGACGATGAGCGGGTGGCGCTGCTCAGCGCGACCGGTTCGGTGCGGATGGGCCAGCAGGTGGGCCCGCGCGTTGCCGCCCGGTTCGGCAAGGTGCTGCTCGAGTTGGGTGGCAACAACGCCGCAATCGTGACACCGTCGGCCGATCTGGATCTCGCGGTGCGAGCCATCGTGTTCTCGGCCGCGGGGACCGCGGGGCAGCGGTGCACCACGCTGCGCCGCCTGATCGTGCACTCCTCTGTCGCCGACGACCTGGTCTCCCGGATCGTCGCGGCCTATGGAAGCCTGCCCATCGGTGACCCCAGCGTGGACGGAACCCTCGTCGGCCCGCTCATTCACACCCGCGCCTACCGGGACATGGTCGGGGCGCTCGAGCAGGCCCGCGTCGACGGCGGCGAGGTGTTCGGCGGGCAGCGTCACGATCTGGGTGACGAGGGTGCGTTCTACATCGCCCCCGCGGTGGTGCGGATGCCCGCGCAGACCGCCGTCGTGCACACCGAGACCTTCGCCCCGATCCTCTATGTGCTGACCTACGACGAGATCGACGATGCGATTGCACTGAACAACGCGGTACCACAGGGCCTTTCGTCGGCGATCTTCACCACCGACGTGCGGGAGGCCGAGCGGTTCATGGCCGCCGACGGATCCGACTGCGGTATCGCCAACGTCAACATCGGAACCTCGGGCGCCGAGATCGGCGGCGCGTTCGGCGGCGAGAAGCACACCGGCGGTGGCCGCGAGTCGGGCTCGGATGCCTGGAAGGCGTACATGCGGCGCGCGACCAACACGGTCAACTACTCCTCGGAGCTGCCGCTGGCTCAGGGCGTGCATTTCGGGTAA
- a CDS encoding SDR family NAD(P)-dependent oxidoreductase — translation MQIENSVAVITGAGSGIGRALAAAFAVAGARVIATDLDAESAEHTAEKIRATGGKALGVQADACSTADIEALTTTEFGPVDIYVANAGIIGAPGLGTDEDWDSILDVNLRSHVRTAQVLVPQWLSRGGGYFVSVASAAGLLSQIGAAGYAVTKHAAVGFAEWLAITYGDDGVGVSCVCPLGVDTPLLDAVRTSADPDSAAGAASIVQSGEVISPQDVAAATVAAVQSDSFLVLPHPQVLDMYRHKGSDYGRWIAGMRRYQRSLRAGR, via the coding sequence GTGCAGATTGAGAACTCGGTGGCGGTCATCACCGGTGCGGGATCGGGAATCGGCCGTGCCTTGGCCGCAGCGTTCGCGGTAGCGGGCGCCCGGGTGATCGCCACCGACCTCGATGCCGAGTCGGCCGAACACACCGCCGAAAAGATCCGCGCGACTGGGGGGAAGGCCCTCGGTGTCCAGGCCGACGCCTGTTCTACCGCCGACATCGAGGCGCTGACCACCACCGAGTTCGGCCCGGTCGACATCTACGTCGCCAACGCCGGAATCATCGGCGCACCGGGTCTCGGCACCGACGAGGACTGGGATTCGATCCTGGACGTCAATCTGCGCTCCCACGTCCGGACGGCGCAAGTGCTTGTCCCGCAGTGGTTGTCGCGTGGCGGCGGGTATTTCGTGTCGGTCGCCTCGGCGGCCGGTCTGCTGTCCCAGATCGGGGCGGCCGGATATGCCGTCACCAAGCACGCGGCGGTCGGGTTCGCCGAATGGCTGGCGATCACCTACGGCGATGACGGTGTCGGCGTCAGCTGTGTGTGTCCGTTGGGGGTGGACACCCCGTTACTCGATGCGGTGCGTACATCGGCGGATCCGGATTCCGCGGCCGGCGCCGCGTCGATCGTGCAGTCCGGTGAGGTGATCAGTCCCCAGGATGTCGCGGCGGCCACGGTCGCGGCGGTGCAGTCGGACAGTTTTCTCGTGCTACCGCACCCCCAGGTGCTCGACATGTACCGCCACAAAGGGTCCGATTACGGCCGGTGGATCGCGGGGATGCGCCGCTACCAGCGGTCACTGCGTGCCGGCCGATGA
- a CDS encoding lipase maturation factor family protein codes for MEWFNADEYWLARQVLQRGTAAIYLIAFIVAARQFRGLLGERGLLPIPRFLSVNSFRSAPSVFQLHYSDRFFAAVCVAGAVLSGALLAGFGDVVPLWAAMLIWLLVWALYLSIVNVGQAWYSFGWESLLLEAGFLVTFLGNDDIGPPLLVLWLARWLLFRVEFGAGLIKLRGDRCWRNLTCLYYHHETQPMPGPLSWFFHHLPKPLHRIEVAGNHFAQLVVPFALFAPQPVASGAAIVVMITQLWLVASGNFAWLNWITIVLAFSAFSDSGAAVLIPLPEHQFGQTPVWFAVVVVGFTVAVACLSYWPVRNLISRRQRMNASYNRYHLVNSYGAFGTVGRTRDEVVLEGTSGTSLGEHTVWKEYEFKGKPGDVRRWPRQCAPYHLRLDWLMWFAAISPAYAQGWLRMLLTRLLENDRDTLKLLRHNPFPDAPPRYVRAKLYRYEFSTWTELRRDHVWWHRISLGVYVPPQSLPSGRSSAGTQ; via the coding sequence ATGGAATGGTTCAACGCAGACGAATATTGGTTGGCCCGACAGGTGTTGCAGCGGGGGACCGCCGCGATCTACCTGATCGCGTTCATCGTGGCGGCCCGGCAGTTCCGCGGGCTCCTCGGTGAGCGCGGTCTGCTGCCGATACCCCGGTTCCTGTCCGTCAACTCATTCCGCAGCGCTCCCAGTGTGTTTCAGCTCCACTATTCGGACCGCTTCTTCGCCGCGGTGTGCGTAGCCGGGGCGGTGCTCTCCGGGGCACTGCTCGCCGGCTTCGGAGACGTGGTGCCGCTGTGGGCCGCAATGCTGATCTGGCTGCTCGTGTGGGCGCTGTACCTTTCGATCGTCAACGTGGGCCAGGCGTGGTATTCGTTCGGGTGGGAATCTCTGCTGCTGGAAGCCGGATTCCTGGTCACCTTCCTGGGCAACGACGACATCGGCCCCCCGCTGCTGGTGCTGTGGCTGGCCCGCTGGTTGCTGTTCCGAGTCGAGTTCGGCGCGGGGCTGATCAAACTGCGCGGTGACCGGTGCTGGCGCAACCTGACCTGCCTGTACTACCACCACGAGACTCAACCGATGCCCGGCCCGCTGAGCTGGTTCTTCCACCATCTGCCCAAGCCGCTGCACCGAATCGAGGTGGCGGGCAACCACTTTGCCCAACTCGTGGTGCCGTTTGCGCTGTTCGCCCCGCAGCCGGTGGCCAGCGGGGCCGCGATCGTCGTGATGATCACCCAGCTGTGGCTGGTGGCATCGGGCAACTTCGCCTGGCTCAACTGGATCACCATCGTCCTGGCGTTCAGCGCATTCTCGGACTCCGGCGCCGCGGTGCTGATTCCGCTACCTGAACACCAATTCGGTCAGACCCCAGTGTGGTTCGCCGTCGTGGTGGTCGGGTTCACGGTAGCGGTGGCGTGCCTGAGCTACTGGCCGGTGCGCAACCTCATCTCCAGGCGGCAGCGGATGAACGCCTCGTACAACCGGTATCACCTGGTGAATTCCTACGGTGCATTCGGCACCGTCGGTCGCACCCGTGACGAGGTGGTGTTGGAGGGGACCTCGGGCACCAGCTTGGGTGAGCACACCGTGTGGAAGGAATACGAGTTCAAGGGCAAACCCGGCGATGTCCGTCGGTGGCCGAGGCAGTGCGCGCCGTATCACTTGCGGCTGGACTGGCTGATGTGGTTCGCGGCCATATCGCCGGCGTATGCCCAGGGCTGGCTGCGCATGCTGCTGACCCGGCTACTGGAGAACGACCGAGACACACTGAAGCTACTGCGCCACAATCCATTCCCGGATGCGCCGCCACGATATGTGCGGGCGAAGTTGTACCGGTACGAGTTCAGCACCTGGACCGAACTGCGCCGCGATCACGTCTGGTGGCACCGAATCTCACTGGGCGTGTACGTCCCGCCGCAGTCGCTGCCTTCCGGGCGCTCATCGGCCGGCACGCAGTGA
- a CDS encoding cytochrome P450 — MTFVGTRTSPEGAKYPKLPHPPRRVPLLGDIFGLQPDSSMQNALGMAELGPICEFRFLGARYVVVTGADAVNDLNDETRFGKHVGPDIEALRIVAGDGLFTAYNDEPNWHTAHQLLMPAFSQAAMRRYHAVMFDVADELTGDWDRKADRGDTVDVSADTTRVTLETIGRCTAGYSFRCFQSDTVHPFIAHMVSALRSADRLGVLRETFLPAFFFRTYEGRLRRDARYLRGLADDIVSARRAQGSSAHDDLLQIMLESDLDAANIRCQLINFLIAGHETTSGALSFALYFLSQHPEVFARARDEVEQVWGDDQRPEFEKIAKLRYVRRILDESLRLQPTVPAYYRAARQDTVLAGIHPMRKGDWALALTSTLHRDPRWGHDPEAFEPDRFTPEQMRTRPGGLYKPFGTGERSCIGRQFALHEAVLMLAVLIRRYDLIADPDYRLQVQERLTVMPSGFRLGLRRR; from the coding sequence ATGACCTTCGTGGGCACGCGGACCTCACCTGAAGGCGCCAAGTATCCGAAACTGCCGCACCCGCCGCGGCGAGTGCCCCTGCTCGGTGACATCTTCGGTCTACAGCCCGACTCCTCGATGCAGAACGCGCTGGGCATGGCCGAGCTCGGCCCGATCTGTGAATTCCGCTTCCTGGGCGCGCGCTACGTGGTGGTCACCGGCGCCGACGCGGTCAATGATCTGAACGACGAAACCCGCTTCGGTAAGCACGTGGGCCCCGATATCGAGGCCCTGCGGATCGTGGCCGGCGACGGGCTGTTCACCGCCTACAACGACGAACCGAACTGGCACACGGCCCATCAGCTGCTGATGCCCGCGTTCAGCCAGGCCGCGATGCGCCGCTACCACGCGGTGATGTTCGACGTCGCCGATGAGCTGACCGGCGATTGGGACCGGAAAGCCGATCGGGGGGACACCGTCGACGTCTCGGCCGACACCACCCGGGTAACCCTGGAGACCATCGGCCGGTGCACGGCCGGGTATTCGTTCCGGTGTTTCCAGAGCGACACGGTGCACCCGTTCATCGCCCACATGGTGTCGGCGTTGAGGAGCGCCGACCGCCTCGGCGTGTTGCGCGAAACCTTCCTGCCCGCCTTCTTTTTCCGGACCTACGAGGGCAGGCTCCGCCGCGACGCGCGCTACCTGCGCGGGCTGGCCGACGACATCGTCTCGGCGCGGCGGGCACAGGGATCGAGCGCCCATGACGATCTGCTGCAGATCATGCTGGAGTCCGATCTCGATGCCGCCAACATCCGCTGTCAGCTGATCAATTTTCTGATCGCCGGACATGAAACCACTTCCGGTGCACTGTCATTTGCGCTGTACTTCCTGTCGCAACACCCAGAGGTGTTCGCCCGGGCCCGCGACGAGGTCGAACAGGTGTGGGGCGACGATCAGCGGCCCGAATTCGAGAAGATCGCCAAACTGCGGTATGTCCGGCGGATTCTCGACGAGTCGCTGCGGTTGCAGCCGACCGTGCCGGCCTACTACCGGGCTGCCCGCCAGGACACCGTGCTGGCCGGAATTCACCCGATGCGCAAGGGCGACTGGGCGCTGGCCCTGACCTCGACCCTGCACCGTGACCCCCGATGGGGTCACGACCCGGAGGCATTCGAGCCGGACCGGTTCACGCCCGAGCAGATGCGGACGCGCCCCGGTGGCCTGTACAAGCCGTTCGGTACCGGCGAAAGATCCTGCATCGGAAGACAGTTCGCACTCCACGAAGCCGTGCTGATGTTGGCGGTGCTGATCCGCCGCTACGATCTGATCGCCGATCCGGACTACCGGTTGCAGGTACAGGAGCGCCTGACCGTGATGCCGTCCGGCTTCCGGCTGGGATTGCGGCGACGGTAG
- a CDS encoding TetR/AcrR family transcriptional regulator, whose amino-acid sequence MCQVRLLSRYAPHVGAESRRRLSPADRRNELLALGAEVFGQRPYDEVRIDEIAERAGVSRALMYHYFPDKRAFFGAVVRAEGERLFEATSTTGEPGQSLFGQLRDGVLAYLRYDEEHPHGAWAAYMGLGRTDPVLRGEDDVDNDRQADRIMGRIGDAVSEPLDATVERDLRATVYGWLALTFEMCRQRLKDPSIDAGFVADSCAHALLDAIGRVPGLPDELAGAAGPEHR is encoded by the coding sequence ATGTGTCAAGTAAGGCTCCTTTCGCGCTACGCTCCACACGTGGGAGCCGAGTCCAGACGCCGACTGTCCCCCGCCGACAGACGCAACGAACTGCTGGCGCTGGGAGCCGAGGTGTTCGGCCAGCGCCCCTACGACGAGGTCCGCATCGACGAGATCGCCGAGCGTGCCGGGGTGTCGCGCGCCCTGATGTATCACTACTTCCCCGACAAGCGGGCCTTCTTCGGTGCCGTGGTGCGCGCCGAGGGCGAGCGCCTGTTCGAGGCCACCAGCACCACCGGCGAGCCGGGTCAAAGCCTTTTCGGACAGCTGCGCGACGGCGTTCTCGCCTACCTGCGCTACGACGAGGAACATCCGCACGGCGCCTGGGCGGCCTACATGGGACTGGGCCGCACCGACCCGGTACTGCGCGGCGAAGACGACGTCGACAACGACCGCCAGGCCGACCGGATCATGGGTCGGATCGGCGACGCCGTATCCGAGCCCCTGGATGCGACGGTCGAGCGCGATCTGCGGGCTACCGTCTACGGCTGGCTGGCCCTGACCTTCGAGATGTGCCGGCAACGGCTCAAGGACCCCTCGATCGACGCGGGTTTCGTCGCCGACAGTTGCGCACACGCGCTGCTCGACGCCATCGGCCGAGTGCCCGGACTGCCCGACGAACTGGCCGGTGCGGCCGGTCCCGAACACCGCTGA
- a CDS encoding ATP-dependent helicase — MTTTPAGPLARFSALTREWFTAAFPAPTAAQAQAWSAIAEGLNTLVIAPTGSGKTLAAFLWAIDELAQLPPGPRTGTTVLYVSPLKALAVDVERNLRTPLTGVTRVAERHGVPAPSISVGVRSGDTPPGERRAMLSKPPDILITTPESLFLMLTSAARETLASVRTVIVDEVHAVAATKRGAHLALSLERLDQLLDKPAQRIGLSATVRPPEEVARFLSGQAPTTIVAPPSGKTFDLSVQVPIPDMANLDNNSIWPAVEERIVDLIEAHRSSIVFANSRRLAERLTSRLNEIHAERAGIELSLDHNPQVGGGAPAQLMASGQASGAPPLLARAHHGSVSKEQRALVEDDLKSGRLRAVVATSSLELGIDMGAVDLVIQVESPPSVASGLQRIGRAGHQVGEISQGVLFPKHRTDLIGCAVTVQRMRSGDIETMHVPANPLDVLAQHTVAAAALEPVDADAWFDAVRRSAPFATLPRSAFEATLDLLSGKYPSTEFAELRPRIVYDRDHGTLTARPGAQRLAVTSGGAIPDRGLFTVYLATDSEKPSRVGELDEEMVYESRPGDVISLGATSWRITEITHDRVLVIPAPGQPARLPFWRGDSVGRPAELGAAVGAFTGELATLGRDEFEERCQTMGFDGFATDNLYRLLHDQREATGVVPSDSTFVVERFRDELGDWRVILHSPYGLRVHGPLALAVGRRLRERYGIDEKPTASDDGIIVRLPDSGETPPGADLFVFDADEIEPVVTAEVGGSALFASRFRECAARALLLPRRHPGKRSPLWHQRQRAAQLLDIARKYPDFPIVLETVRECLQDVYDVPALTELMRRVAQRRLRVVEVETATPSPFAASLLFGYVGAFMYEGDSPLAERRAAALALDTVLLSELLGRVELRELLDPAVVASTSAQLQHLTEERAVRDAEAVADLLRMLGPLTEAEIAERATTEAIGGWLDGLHAAKRALPVTYAGQSWWAAVEDIGLLRDGVGAPVPVGVPMAFTESVDDPLGDLIGRYARTHGPFTTSEVATRFGLGLRVTADVLGRMAVDGRLVRGEFTGAAPAATLGRATSDEWCDAEVLRILRRRSLAALRAQVEPVSTAAYGRFLPSWQHVGSSHSSGIDGLSSVIEQLAGVLLPASAVESLVFGQRVRDYQPAMLDELLASGEVMWSGGGQIGSSDGWVAFHLAETAPLTLPAPVEIEFTDPHRAIMETLGHGGAYFFRQLTDQASEAELKTALWELIWAGWVTGDTFAPLRAMLSGPRRSGTPAHRQRQRPPRLSRYSVARPHSRAADPMVSGRWSALPGAEPDSTVRAHFQAELLLNRHGVLTKGAASAEGVPGGFATLYKVLSAFEDAGRCQRGYFVESLGGAQFAAASTVDRLRSYLDGVDPQRPDYHAVMLAATDPANPYGAALAWPERAGDADTHRPGRKAGALVALVDGQLVWFLERGGKTLLSFTSDTETQRAAAAALAELVSGGRIPSLLVERINGVAVLDPGVDEGRAAVQDALTGAGFSRTPRGLRLR, encoded by the coding sequence ATGACCACCACGCCGGCCGGTCCGCTGGCCCGGTTCAGTGCGCTGACCCGGGAGTGGTTCACCGCTGCGTTCCCGGCACCGACGGCCGCGCAGGCCCAGGCCTGGTCGGCCATCGCCGAGGGGCTCAACACCCTGGTCATCGCACCCACCGGATCAGGTAAGACGCTGGCGGCCTTCCTGTGGGCCATCGACGAGCTGGCGCAGTTGCCGCCTGGTCCCCGCACCGGGACGACGGTGCTGTATGTGTCGCCACTCAAGGCCCTGGCCGTCGACGTCGAACGCAACCTGCGCACCCCGCTGACCGGCGTCACCAGGGTCGCCGAGCGGCACGGGGTGCCGGCCCCGTCGATCAGCGTCGGCGTCCGCTCCGGTGACACCCCGCCCGGTGAGCGCCGCGCGATGCTGAGCAAGCCACCCGACATCCTGATCACCACGCCGGAATCCCTGTTTCTGATGCTGACGTCGGCGGCCCGCGAAACCCTGGCCTCGGTGCGGACCGTGATCGTCGACGAGGTTCACGCCGTCGCCGCCACCAAACGCGGTGCGCACCTGGCACTCTCGTTGGAACGGCTCGACCAGCTGCTCGACAAGCCGGCCCAGCGGATCGGGCTGTCGGCGACGGTACGTCCACCCGAGGAGGTAGCGCGGTTCCTGTCCGGCCAGGCCCCCACCACCATCGTCGCGCCGCCGTCGGGTAAAACGTTCGACCTCTCGGTGCAGGTCCCGATCCCGGACATGGCCAATCTCGACAACAACAGCATCTGGCCCGCCGTCGAGGAACGCATCGTGGACCTGATCGAGGCCCACCGCTCCTCGATCGTGTTCGCCAACTCCCGCCGGTTGGCCGAGCGACTGACCTCCCGGCTCAACGAGATTCACGCCGAACGTGCCGGAATCGAGCTCTCACTCGACCACAACCCGCAGGTCGGTGGCGGCGCCCCGGCCCAACTCATGGCCAGCGGTCAGGCCAGCGGCGCACCGCCGCTGCTGGCCCGGGCCCACCACGGTTCGGTCAGCAAGGAGCAGCGGGCCCTGGTCGAAGACGACCTCAAGAGTGGCCGATTGCGCGCCGTGGTGGCCACCTCGAGCCTGGAGTTGGGCATCGACATGGGCGCGGTCGATCTGGTGATCCAGGTCGAGTCGCCGCCGTCGGTGGCCAGCGGCCTGCAGCGCATCGGGCGGGCCGGGCACCAGGTCGGCGAGATCTCCCAGGGCGTGCTGTTCCCCAAGCACCGCACCGACCTGATCGGCTGTGCGGTGACGGTGCAGCGCATGCGCTCCGGTGACATCGAGACCATGCACGTCCCGGCCAATCCGCTCGACGTGCTGGCCCAGCACACCGTGGCTGCGGCCGCCCTGGAACCAGTGGACGCCGACGCCTGGTTCGATGCGGTACGGCGGAGTGCACCCTTTGCCACGCTGCCGCGCAGCGCGTTCGAGGCCACCCTGGATCTGTTGTCCGGGAAGTACCCGTCCACCGAGTTCGCCGAGCTGCGGCCACGCATCGTGTACGACCGCGACCACGGAACCCTGACCGCCCGCCCCGGAGCCCAACGCCTGGCGGTGACCTCCGGCGGCGCGATCCCCGACCGCGGGCTGTTCACCGTCTACCTGGCTACCGACTCCGAAAAACCCTCCCGGGTAGGTGAACTCGACGAGGAGATGGTCTACGAATCCCGCCCGGGCGACGTCATCTCCCTGGGTGCGACCAGCTGGCGGATCACCGAGATCACCCACGACCGGGTGCTGGTGATCCCCGCGCCGGGCCAGCCGGCCCGGTTGCCGTTCTGGCGCGGCGACAGCGTGGGACGCCCCGCCGAACTGGGCGCTGCGGTCGGTGCGTTCACCGGAGAGCTCGCCACACTCGGCCGCGACGAGTTCGAAGAACGTTGCCAGACAATGGGTTTCGACGGGTTCGCAACCGACAACCTCTACCGGCTACTGCATGACCAGCGGGAGGCCACCGGCGTCGTTCCCAGCGACAGCACGTTCGTGGTGGAGCGTTTCCGGGATGAACTGGGCGACTGGCGGGTGATCCTGCATTCTCCGTACGGCCTGCGGGTTCACGGGCCGCTGGCCCTGGCGGTGGGCCGTCGGCTGCGGGAACGGTACGGCATCGACGAGAAGCCCACCGCGTCCGACGACGGCATCATCGTGCGCCTCCCCGATAGTGGTGAAACCCCGCCCGGCGCAGACCTGTTCGTGTTCGACGCCGACGAGATCGAACCGGTCGTCACCGCAGAGGTGGGCGGGTCGGCGTTGTTCGCGTCCAGGTTCCGTGAATGCGCCGCGCGCGCCCTGTTGCTGCCTCGCCGACACCCTGGCAAGCGATCGCCGTTGTGGCATCAACGGCAACGCGCCGCGCAACTGCTCGACATCGCCCGCAAGTACCCGGACTTCCCGATCGTGCTGGAAACCGTCCGCGAATGCCTGCAGGACGTCTACGACGTACCCGCGCTGACCGAGCTGATGCGGCGGGTGGCTCAGCGGCGCCTGCGGGTGGTCGAGGTAGAGACCGCCACCCCCTCGCCATTCGCGGCCTCGTTGCTGTTCGGCTACGTGGGTGCATTCATGTACGAGGGTGACAGCCCGTTGGCCGAGCGTCGCGCCGCCGCGCTGGCACTGGACACCGTGCTGCTGTCCGAACTGCTCGGCCGGGTGGAACTCCGCGAACTGCTGGATCCCGCGGTGGTGGCCTCAACCTCGGCACAGCTGCAACACCTGACCGAGGAACGGGCCGTGCGCGATGCCGAGGCCGTGGCCGACCTGTTGCGGATGCTGGGTCCGCTCACCGAGGCCGAGATCGCCGAGCGCGCCACCACCGAGGCGATCGGGGGCTGGCTCGACGGGCTGCACGCCGCCAAGCGCGCGCTGCCGGTCACCTACGCCGGCCAGAGCTGGTGGGCCGCGGTGGAAGACATCGGCCTGCTACGCGACGGGGTCGGCGCGCCGGTCCCGGTCGGGGTGCCCATGGCCTTCACCGAATCCGTCGACGACCCACTCGGAGACCTGATCGGTCGCTACGCCCGCACGCACGGCCCGTTCACCACCTCCGAGGTCGCGACGCGGTTCGGGCTCGGCCTGCGGGTGACCGCAGATGTGTTGGGCCGCATGGCTGTCGATGGCCGGCTGGTGCGCGGCGAGTTCACCGGAGCCGCCCCGGCTGCGACATTGGGTCGGGCGACTTCCGACGAATGGTGCGATGCCGAGGTGCTGCGCATCCTGCGCCGTCGCTCCCTGGCCGCGCTGCGCGCCCAGGTCGAGCCGGTCAGCACTGCCGCCTACGGTCGCTTCCTGCCGTCCTGGCAGCATGTCGGGTCCAGCCACAGCTCGGGTATCGACGGGCTGTCGTCGGTCATCGAGCAACTGGCCGGCGTCCTCCTGCCCGCGTCGGCCGTGGAGTCGCTGGTCTTCGGCCAGCGGGTGCGTGATTACCAGCCGGCCATGCTCGATGAGCTGCTGGCGTCCGGCGAAGTGATGTGGTCGGGCGGCGGCCAGATCGGCAGCAGCGACGGCTGGGTGGCATTCCACCTGGCCGAGACGGCGCCATTGACCCTGCCCGCTCCTGTCGAGATCGAGTTCACCGACCCGCACCGGGCCATCATGGAGACGCTCGGTCACGGCGGAGCGTACTTCTTCCGCCAGCTCACCGATCAGGCCTCCGAAGCCGAGCTGAAAACTGCTCTGTGGGAACTGATCTGGGCCGGCTGGGTTACTGGTGACACGTTCGCCCCGTTGCGGGCGATGCTGTCTGGTCCCCGACGGTCGGGGACACCGGCACACCGGCAGCGTCAACGTCCACCCCGGCTCAGCCGCTACAGCGTCGCGCGCCCGCACAGCCGCGCAGCGGATCCGATGGTGTCCGGCCGGTGGTCGGCATTGCCCGGCGCTGAACCGGATTCGACCGTCCGCGCGCATTTCCAGGCGGAGCTGTTGCTCAACCGACACGGGGTGCTGACCAAGGGGGCGGCGTCGGCCGAGGGCGTGCCGGGCGGGTTCGCGACGTTGTACAAGGTGTTGAGCGCGTTCGAGGACGCCGGCCGCTGCCAGCGGGGCTATTTCGTCGAGTCGCTGGGCGGGGCGCAGTTCGCGGCGGCCTCGACCGTCGACCGGCTGCGGTCCTACCTCGACGGGGTTGATCCGCAGCGGCCCGACTACCACGCGGTGATGCTCGCCGCGACCGACCCGGCCAATCCTTACGGCGCCGCTCTGGCCTGGCCCGAGCGCGCGGGCGACGCGGACACACACCGGCCGGGCCGCAAGGCGGGTGCCCTGGTGGCGCTGGTCGACGGCCAACTGGTGTGGTTCCTGGAACGCGGCGGCAAGACCCTGCTCAGCTTCACCTCCGATACCGAGACGCAGCGGGCCGCCGCGGCCGCACTGGCCGAACTCGTGAGCGGCGGGCGGATTCCGTCGCTCTTGGTCGAGCGGATCAACGGGGTCGCGGTGCTCGATCCCGGTGTCGACGAAGGCCGCGCCGCCGTGCAGGACGCGCTGACCGGTGCCGGGTTTTCGCGCACGCCGCGCGGTTTGCGGCTTCGGTAG